From one Lolium rigidum isolate FL_2022 chromosome 4, APGP_CSIRO_Lrig_0.1, whole genome shotgun sequence genomic stretch:
- the LOC124705406 gene encoding protein FEZ-like, translating to MSRDIDEGSASAAAGGEGGGGAGDEAAVDSHENDLVMPGFRFHPTEEELIEFYLRRKVEGRRFNVELITFLDLYRFDPWELPAMAVIGEKEWFFYVPRDRKYRNGDRPNRVTASGYWKATGADRMIRGENSRPIGLKKTLVFYSGKAPKGVRSSWIMNEYRLPPPTTDADLFYKSEISLCRVYKRSGIDDGHGRPSSSNAQAASARPGTSRAIMEPAGRLVSSPSSAPLSPTQQPSFHGLLGQGDCSSTPLPPIMDQVAGRNASQLHPLPLPPPPPPRPCGYATAMSSTAVVAPAQNACTYSLMAMADATLMGSSSTPGDELSRLVGHSQAYTNHPDPGGHFLPTPPQPQPQMAPLGQLPLSPATVSDKLWDWIHPDTSASRDYDSSSFK from the exons ATGAGCAGAGACATCGACGAAGGTAGCGCTTCGGCCGCGgctggaggagaaggaggagggggaGCGGGCGACGAGGCAGCCGTCGACTCGCACGAGAACGACCTGGTGATGCCGGGGTTCCGATTCCACCCGACGGAGGAGGAGCTGATCGAGTTTTACCTCCGGCGCAAGGTGGAGGGCCGGCGCTTTAACGTGGAGCTCATCACCTTCCTCGACCTCTACCGCTTCGACCCATGGGAGCTCCCCG CAATGGCGGTGATTGGGGAGAAGGAGTGGTTCTTCTACGTGCCTCGGGACCGCAAGTACCGGAACGGCGACCGGCCGAACCGGGTGACCGCGTCGGGGTACTGGAAGGCGACGGGGGCCGACAGGATGATCCGCGGCGAGAACAGCCGGCCGATCGGGCTCAAGAAGACGCTCGTCTTCTACTCCGGCAAGGCCCCCAAGGGCGTCCGCAGCAGCTGGATCATGAACGAGTACCGACTCCCGCCACCCACCACCGACGCCGATCTCTTCTACAAG TCGGAGATCTCGCTCTGCCGCGTGTACAAGCGCTCCGGTATCGACGACGGTCATGGACGGCCCTCCTCCAGCAACGCCCAAGCAGCCTCGGCGAGGCCGGGCACCTCACGCGCCATTATGGAGCCGGCCGGCCGGCTCGTGTCATCACCTTCTTCCGCGCCGCTGTCACCCACGCAGCAACCCAGCTTCCACGGCCTACTCGGCCAGGGCGACTGCTCGTCGACGCCGTTACCACCCATCATGGATCAGGTCGCCGGACGCAATGCTTCTCAGTTGCATCCACTgcccctgccgccgccaccgcctccgagACCGTGTGGCTACGCGACGGCGATGAGCTCGACAGCTGTGGTTGCGCCGGCCCAGAACGCGTGCACGTACTCGCTCATGGCCATGGCAGACGCAACCCTGATGGGCAGCAGCTCCACGCCAGGAGACGAGCTTAGCAGGCTGGTGGGACACAGCCAGGCCTACACTAACCACCCGGACCCGGGCGGCCACTTTCTCCcgacgccgccgcagccgcagccgcagatGGCGCCCCTCGGCCAGCTTCCATTGTCACCCGCCACCGTCTCCGACAAGCTCTGGGATTGGATTCACCCCGACACCAGCGCCAGCAGGGACTACGACAGTTCTAGTTTTAAGTGA